A single region of the Plutella xylostella chromosome 7, ilPluXylo3.1, whole genome shotgun sequence genome encodes:
- the LOC105380197 gene encoding Bardet-Biedl syndrome 5 protein homolog gives MSKKPGAVWEDREVLFDLPFNYLRLRPGEKIFERIEPIEDTKGNTGTRGRMVLTCLRIIWHSLAQPRINLSIGLNTVLSTSTKIVSSGLRGTTQALYVLAAQKNNRYEFIFTNLSPSCVRHYTAVVGAHRAYAGSRMYRDLKLRSAIIHNKQLRMLPLEKICLHEHSIWNLSSDAGNLGTLVVSNVRVVWHADVNDAFNVSMPYITIENISIRDSKFGEALVIVTRQSSGGYVLGFRADPPDRLRPLLQELTTLHQAYTEQPIFGVEMNWGNEPAKPVVDDIEELVEIGEPRGEMGPNLYIAAQLAQVKTEEEQQPVYSSYLGLAIEPLKEGFTLKSLFEVQTST, from the exons atgTCTAAAAAACCTGGAGCGGTGTGGGAAGATCGGGAAGTACTGTTCGATTTGCCTTTCAa CTACCTCCGTCTCCGTCCCGGCGAAAAGATCTTCGAGCGCATAGAGCCGATAGAAGACACTAAAG GGAATACGGGGACACGAGGGCGCATGGTGCTCACGTGTCTACGCATCATCTGGCACTCACTGGCGCAGCCAAGGATCAACTTGT CCATAGGCCTGAACACGGTTCTGTCAACCAGCACAAAGATCGTGAGCTCCGGCCTGCGTGGAACCACTCAGGCTCTCTATGTGCTTGCAGCTCAGAAGAATAACCGATACGAGTTTATATTCACTAACCTCTCGCCTTCTTGCGTGCGCCATTACACGGCCGTCGTTGGCGCTCACAG AGCCTATGCAGGATCACGAATGTATAGAGACTTGAAATTACGAAGCGCTATCATACACAACAAACAACTGAGAATGCTGCCACTAGAAAAG ATATGCCTGCACGAGCACAGCATCTGGAACCTGTCGAGCGATGCCGGCAACCTGGGCACGCTGGTCGTGAGCAACGTGCGCGTCGTGTGGCACGCCGACGTCAACGACGCCTTCAACGTGTCCATGCCGTATATTACTATTGAAAAC ATATCAATCCGAGACTCCAAATTCGGCGAAGCATTGGTCATTGTCACTCGGCAGTCATCTGGTGGCTATGTGTTGGGGTTCCGGGCCGACCCTCCAGACAGGCTGCGTCCATTGCTGCAGGAGCTGACTACATTGCACCAGGCGTACACTGAACAGCCGATCTTCGGCGTTGAAATGAACTGGGGTAACGAG CCAGCCAAACCTGTAGTCGATGACATTGAAGAGCTAGTGGAGATCGGCGAGCCTCGAGGGGAAATGGGTCCGAACCTCTACATTGCTGCGCAGTTAGCGCAAGTGAAAACTGAAGAAGAACAGCAGCCAGTTTACAGCTCTTATCTAGGATTAGCCATAGAGCCCTTGAAAGAAGGATTTACACTTAAGAGTCTATTTGAAGTTCAAACTTCAACTTAA
- the LOC125488813 gene encoding microcephalin-like produces MASGNKSAAGLRRSAIAERVRLRAEWAELKGTNSCSDVLRGLVILVEVGPGSRALALRSALSALGASVVPSWVPLVTHVVWAAGGCRKVRAKARALACRLVSPLWVEGCASSGRRLPEAAFPAATRPSDLPSPATLRRLLVSGLGFWFSSYR; encoded by the exons ATGGCGAGTGGCAACAAGAGCGCAGCAGGACTG CGTCGCTCAGCCATCGCTGAACGTGTGCGGCTGCGAGCAGAGTGGGCCGAGCTGAAGGGCACCAACTCTTGTAGTGATGTGCTCCGAGGCCTGGTCATCCTTGTTGAG GTGGGCCCCGGCTCCCGTGCACTAGCTCTCCGCTCGGCGCTGTCTGCGCTGGGCGCCTCTGTGGTGCCCAGCTGGGTGCCTCTAGTCACACATGTGGTCTGGGCTGCTG GTGGCTGCCGCAAGGTCCGCGCCAAGGCGCGCGCGCTGGCCTGCCGCCTAGTGTCCCCGCTGTGGGTGGAGGGGTGCGCCTCGTCCGGGCGGAGGCTGCCCGAGGCGGCCTTCCCCGCGGCCACGAGGCCCTCGGACCTGCCGAGCCCTGCTACTCTACGGCGGCTGCTGGTGAGTGGGCTGGGGTTTTGGTTTAGCAGTTACAGATAA